CGATGCATACAGGCCAAATGTGGGTCCAAGGACATGACAGCAATTTTTTTGCATTAAACAAGGGCCAGAGGTTTCAACAGGAACATTGGTTAATGTGCAGACAAGTCATCAACCACATATATGGAAAATATCACTCAATTCTCATCTGGTAACAGAATGATAGCTAATAATATTATAGGAGCACTTTAGGATTACTGATCTTGCAGTTTAACATGGCAGGAACTTCCTCTCTACTCCAAGTGATCTCTCATCCCCATTTGTTTGTGCTGGAAGAATTTTGCGAAGAAAGATCAGATTTTATATTCCCACAAGCTTAATCTTGCAACAAAAGGGTTCCAACAGTGTAGGCATATATTTAGATCACAAACCTGAATGAAAACTTCCACACAGGTATTCCACTCTAATCTCTACGGATGGCATATTTCCACGTCTTAGGCTTCAGCAGCATAGGCTTATCTGCACAGATTAATCATGAAATACTTACAAAGAGAGGAACATAAAAAAATTAAGAACTGATGAATTTAGACCAAAGCAAAGGTAATTGATGTAAGTAACAGAAAAGGTAATTGATGTGTGCTTACTTCCATAATAATGGGCATCTATGCTTTCCCACTCGAGGCTGCCTAGCCGTTGCTGCAGGCTTGCAGGGAGCGTCTTCATGCCAGGGCAGTCTCTAATGCGAATATCTTCGAGAGAAGAGTATGCTTGTGGGCCATCCGGTAGGGATGACAGTGTAGGACAATACTCAAGCATGAGGCGCCTCAATGATGGGAGCTCTCCCGAGCGAGATTCTAGAGATGCCAACTGATCACAGTGCCAAAGATGTAGATACATGAGTGACTGGGGAAGATGGAGGGCCCCTGTTAATCCATCACATCTTTCTAATGTTaaacgctccaccccagctccaggTGTTGATGATGGCACCTCCAGTATACAAGATGCCCCTTGCTGAATCGACGATGACGACTGTCCCTGATGTAGCCTCCTGCCgaatatggactcaaccttatagcATCTCGTAATTTGCATTGTCTTGAGAGATGCAGGGACGTCGAAGACCTCAACCAACTCACGACAATTCAGTATACTCAGAGACTCTAGACGTGGCAGGAGCAGACTCGTTTGTGATGATGTTGATACCTCAGCAGAAGCTTGTGCATATCCAGTTAAGCTTCTGCAGTTCGCAATAGTAAGCGTCCTCAAGGATACCAATCCTTCAAACTCTTTCTCTGGCCAGTGTTTGAGCGCAACGCAATAACAAATTGACAAATCTTGAAGGTGTACAAAACATGCACAAAAATCTGTTACACCCGACATGCCGTATAACCCCAAAACTGTCAGAGGAAAATCATGACCATTCCATTTTTCCTTGCCACCCAGCACTTCCCTCAAACCATGCTCAACTCTAGTAGTGAACCTAAAGATGTTATCGTGCAGGTTCACATTGGTCAATGAAGTAATATGTCTAGCTACCCACAGGACCAACTGGTCCTCATGCGCTTCAATATCTAATACACTTAGTTTCGGTGATTTAGCTGCAGTTGTAACCTCTGGAAGACATCCATGAACATGAACGTTCTGGAGCTCAGGGAAGGTCATATGTTCTGGCAAAGCTTTCAACTCACCACATCGTTCAATAAACAACTTCTCAAGCAGAGGAAACATTGTATTTTCTCCTTGCATCACATCATTATCTATTTCCCATAATCTGTCCAAACAATGAAGACAGTCTAGCGTAAGCTCCTTTAGATTTGGAAATATAAAGGATGCATCACGCTCACCGCTGAACAACCATGGTAGTTTACTACAGTCGAAAAGATGGATCTGAACCATGTTTTGCAACATAGCCATCCATGTTGGACAGGTGTTGGCTACACAGGAGTGAATGTTTATAGCATGCAGCCCATCATGAGGTTTAAGTACCTCGAGCACTCTTGCTTCAAGCTGACAAATAGTTTCCTCAAGTCGAAGCAGATCCGATCTATGGGGACATATTAGTGTCAGATATCTTAGTTCCTTCTTCTTCACGAGGTTTGCTTCTTTTGCATCATCTTCTGTCACGTTCTCTAGTTGTAGTATCTCCAGATGACCACCAAGGTTTAAATTCCCGAGCTCTCCAACATTACTACAATTAGAGCCACTATCTGCTACAAAACATGTAAGTGTCTGTAGGGATGTGAGTTTTCCGAGCTCTCTAGGCATGCTCTTCAGCTTTGGGCAGCCATGAGTGTAAAGGTGACGGAGGGCAATCATATACTTCATTTGTCTCGGAAGTGTTTCAAGATCTTTACAGCCAGAGAGGTTAAGCGTTTGCAGGTTGTAAAGAATGCTCATATCTTCAGGAAGTGCTCTGATCCAACTTCTTGAGAGATCTAGGTACCTCAAGTGATGTAGATGCCTTGGTTTTAGCCGAAATGAAAAACGTGGACGTAGTTGTAGTGCTTGCAAAGTGCTAAGCTTTGATATATGTTTCAATGGAATATCCATCGTATCATCACATAGAAGAGTTTGGATAGCTGGAGAGCTGTTCTCTAGAGAACTATCCAGTTTTCCTTCAGGCTTCTTGCATGACAAAAATAAATGACGAGCTGTGTTTGGAAGCCACTCACTCTGACTTGTTTCCTCAGTTGCGACAACAGATCCAATCTTGCCTGGTTCATCACTTGCCAAGGCACATTCTTTCCCCATTACAGAAAGTGCAACATCATGCATAAGATCGTGAATTTTACATGTAGTTCTGGAATAAAACAACCCGCTGTATTTAACGCTGTGGTCAGTGGCTTTGATTTCTTTCACATCTTGAAAGAATGACCTTGAGGCGAGCTCATGGAAAATCTGTTTGCCAATGGTTTCAAGACGAACTTGCTTTTCCTGGATGAAGCCATGTGCAATCCATAGTTGGATCAGCTTGTCCACATCAATTTCATAATCCTTGGGAAATACAGCACAAAAAGCAAAGCATTGCTTCATATGTGATGGCAAATCGTTGTAACTGAGCTTGAGTATTGGTAAGATTCCTGTCTCCTCGGTGCAAATGTTGCTTCTGATTGATATAGtctcccattcttccttactcgTCTTGGTACACAGTAGAGAGCCTATTGCTGTTGCAGCTAAAGGAGAGCCAGCACATCTCTCCACAATCACATCAACCAGATCCATCAACTCGGATTTGGTTGATATCCATGCACTCGGATATTCTTTCTCTGCCTTGTTGAAACGACTGAATGCTGTTGTCTCGATGATTTTCTTTATGAATTTATGTTCCAAAGCTACGAGATTATGAGCTTTAACAGTACCCATTATTTCAGCCACTCCACCATCACGAGTTGTTGTCAAGACTGCACTACCGATGCCACCATGTTGAAGGCAGGCCTTGAGCTTTCCCCAAATCTGAACCTGTCGTGCCCAGACATCATCCAATACAAGGAGGTACCGTTGCCCGCGCACTACATTCTGAAGGATATCCAGCGGTGTCTTATTCTTCATGGAAGCATCTGCTTCTTTGCTATCATCCTtcttcttaggagcttcttcaactaTAGCTTTAGCCAAAGAATCCACGTCAAAGCATTCAGAGGCACACACCCATAGTAGCAAATCAAAATGATTACGAATATCAGGTTCATTGTAAACAAGTTGTGCTAATGTGGTCTTGCCCTGACCCCCCATTCCAATGATGGGAACAACTGTGAGATCTGCATTGTTAGCTTGCCCAACTAGTATATCAACAATTTCACTCTTATCATTGGCTCTGGATTCAttgatgattttcttgatttcctCTGGGTCAGTGCTAGCATGATCCGTCCGCCGCAACTGACTGGATACCGGCGGCTGTTGCTGATACTTAAAGCCAAAGGCGTTCATTTCTGTCACAAGGACCTCGATGGCCTGCACAATCCTGCGGAGCTTTCTTCCCATCCTGTTACGGAACACAAAACGGTTGTGGGTGGGAAAGAGTTTTACCACATCAAAGCCAAGCTCCTTGTAGTGTCCATCCTTTTTGGCCTTGCGATGAAGCGCCTCGTACTTGAACTCATCGAAGACTTCATTGGCCTGGTAAGCCACCTTCTTGATGGCCTGGATCCAGGCCGCCGCCCCTTCTCTGTGGGAAGCCGCCTGCTCGGCGTCGGCGATGATGTCCAGGATGGCAGGCAGTTTGCGCATCAGGATCTCATGTTGCTCCTCCATGCCTTTCATCACCTTGTActgatcgaggaggctgctcgacATCTTGTCCTTCACGATGGACAGCAGTGGCCCGACCACCATGGTGGCCACGAGCTCCACCATTGGAACGCCAAGGTGAGGTCTCGCAAGAACACAGAGGAGCGCAGGTTTAGGAAGACAATAGTGGAGGGAGCAAATAATGTGCTTGCTTTCCAGCTTCAGAGGAGAAATGGAAGAGAAAACAGCGCGGAGGCGGATGAGGATGATTCTGGCCACACATATGCTTACACGATGAGGATGCAATGAAAGCGAATGCTCGGGCACACCTAACAACGGACGGCCGAGTAATTGTAGACAGCGATGATGCGCATAGCTGTACTGTATATTGTACTAACAATCGACCCTACAAGAATTCATGAGAATGGTCGGGACGGGGGCGAGAAATCATGACTAGTGTTGAGTACTCTAGTCCTTGTGCTGCCCCACTGGTCCTATGAGTTGGTGTTAGGTGTTCACATTGCCTTGATTCTGCTTGGCTGTGTTCCTGATTGAATTTGGTTTCAGTCGATGTCCAACAGGCAACAGCTGCGTGTACTAGATCTCAGAAAGTGATGTCCCAGCAAAATAACAAGTCCCCAATAGTGATAAGCCGA
This portion of the Triticum dicoccoides isolate Atlit2015 ecotype Zavitan chromosome 7A, WEW_v2.0, whole genome shotgun sequence genome encodes:
- the LOC119329602 gene encoding disease resistance protein RGA2-like; this encodes MVELVATMVVGPLLSIVKDKMSSSLLDQYKVMKGMEEQHEILMRKLPAILDIIADAEQAASHREGAAAWIQAIKKVAYQANEVFDEFKYEALHRKAKKDGHYKELGFDVVKLFPTHNRFVFRNRMGRKLRRIVQAIEVLVTEMNAFGFKYQQQPPVSSQLRRTDHASTDPEEIKKIINESRANDKSEIVDILVGQANNADLTVVPIIGMGGQGKTTLAQLVYNEPDIRNHFDLLLWVCASECFDVDSLAKAIVEEAPKKKDDSKEADASMKNKTPLDILQNVVRGQRYLLVLDDVWARQVQIWGKLKACLQHGGIGSAVLTTTRDGGVAEIMGTVKAHNLVALEHKFIKKIIETTAFSRFNKAEKEYPSAWISTKSELMDLVDVIVERCAGSPLAATAIGSLLCTKTSKEEWETISIRSNICTEETGILPILKLSYNDLPSHMKQCFAFCAVFPKDYEIDVDKLIQLWIAHGFIQEKQVRLETIGKQIFHELASRSFFQDVKEIKATDHSVKYSGLFYSRTTCKIHDLMHDVALSVMGKECALASDEPGKIGSVVATEETSQSEWLPNTARHLFLSCKKPEGKLDSSLENSSPAIQTLLCDDTMDIPLKHISKLSTLQALQLRPRFSFRLKPRHLHHLRYLDLSRSWIRALPEDMSILYNLQTLNLSGCKDLETLPRQMKYMIALRHLYTHGCPKLKSMPRELGKLTSLQTLTCFVADSGSNCSNVGELGNLNLGGHLEILQLENVTEDDAKEANLVKKKELRYLTLICPHRSDLLRLEETICQLEARVLEVLKPHDGLHAINIHSCVANTCPTWMAMLQNMVQIHLFDCSKLPWLFSGERDASFIFPNLKELTLDCLHCLDRLWEIDNDVMQGENTMFPLLEKLFIERCGELKALPEHMTFPELQNVHVHGCLPEVTTAAKSPKLSVLDIEAHEDQLVLWVARHITSLTNVNLHDNIFRFTTRVEHGLREVLGGKEKWNGHDFPLTVLGLYGMSGVTDFCACFVHLQDLSICYCVALKHWPEKEFEGLVSLRTLTIANCRSLTGYAQASAEVSTSSQTSLLLPRLESLSILNCRELVEVFDVPASLKTMQITRCYKVESIFGRRLHQGQSSSSIQQGASCILEVPSSTPGAGVERLTLERCDGLTGALHLPQSLMYLHLWHCDQLASLESRSGELPSLRRLMLEYCPTLSSLPDGPQAYSSLEDIRIRDCPGMKTLPASLQQRLGSLEWESIDAHYYGNKPMLLKPKTWKYAIRRD